The following coding sequences lie in one Arachis ipaensis cultivar K30076 chromosome B05, Araip1.1, whole genome shotgun sequence genomic window:
- the LOC107642614 gene encoding putative casein kinase II subunit beta-4 isoform X1, which yields MYGNRVAEGAGVDRRKRINDVLDKHLHRSSPSTSTSASTRPIKAQIQAQIQANNSDATLEESETDTGGSDVSASDDGEDTSWIAWFCSLRGNEFFCEVDDDYIQDDFNLCGLSSQVPYYDYALDLILDVDSSHGDIFTEEQNELIESAAEMLYGLIHARYILTGRGMAAMLDKYKNYDFGRCPRVYCSGQPCLPVGQSDIPRSSTVKIYCPRCEDIYYPRSKYQGNIDGAYFGTTFPNLFLMTYGHLKPQKPSQSYVPRVFGFKVHKP from the exons atgtaCGGTAACAGAGTGGCGGAGGGTGCGGGCGTTGATCGCAGGAAGCGAATCAACGACGTTCTCGACAAGCACTTGCACCGATCCTCACCCTCCACTTCCACCTCCGCCTCCACTAGGCCCATCAAGGCCCaaatccaggcccaaatccaagccaacAACTCCGACGCCACACTCGAGGAATCGGAAACCGACACCGGGGGATCGGACGTTAGTGCCTCCGACGACGGGGAAGACACCTCGTGGATCGCGTGGTTCTGCAGCCTCAGAGGGAACGAGTTCTTTTGCGAGGTCGATGATGATTACATTCAGGACGATTTTAACCTTTGTGGTTTGAGCAGCCAAGTTCCTTATTACGATTATGCCCTTGACTTGATTCTCGACGTTGACTCCTCCCACG GAGACATCTTTACAGAAGAACAAAATGAGTTGATTGAATCCGCCGCGGAGATGCTTTATGGTCTCATTCATGCCCGCTACATTTTAACAGGCAGAGGAATGGCTGCCATG CTGGACAAGTACAAGAATTATGACTTTGGTAGGTGTCCGAGAGTTTACTGCTCAGGGCAACCGTGCCTTCCGGTGGGTCAGTCCGACATCCCTAGGTCGAGCACTGTAAAGATATATTGCCCCAGGTGTGAAGACATTTACTACCCGCGATCCAAGTATCAAGGTA ATATCGACGGAGCTTATTTTGGAACTACATTTCCTAACCTCTTCCTGATGACTTATGGTCATCTGAAGCCACAAAAGCCATCACAGAGCTATGTTCCAAGAGTTTTTGGTTTTAAAGTTCACAAGCCATGA
- the LOC107642615 gene encoding casein kinase II subunit beta-1 — protein MYRERERERGTNTKSEVDRKRINDVLDKQLERSSPSTSTSRPINGKDRPSSLLSGKSSSARDHALRDSRSTASATISKNSNASDEESETDSEESDVSGSDGDDTSWISWFCNLRGNEFFCEVDDDYIQDDFNLCGLSSQVPYYDYALDLILDVESSHGDMFTEEQNELIESAAEMLYGLIHARYILTGKGLASMLDKYKNYDFGRCPRVYCSGQPCLPVGQSDVPRSSTVKIYCPRCEDIYYPRSKYQGNIDGAYFGTTFPHLFLMTYGQLKPQKPSQSYVPRVFGFKLHKP, from the exons ATGTacagagagagagagcgagagcgAGGTACCAATACCAAATCGGAGGTTGATCGGAAGCGAATCAACGACGTCCTCGACAAGCAGCTGGAGCGATCGTCGCCGTCAACGTCGACGTCGAGGCCAATCAACGGCAAGGACAGGCCCTCCTCTCTCTTATCCGGCAAGTCCTCCTCCGCACGCGATCACGCCCTCAGGGACTCTCGCTCCACCGCCTCCGCCACTATCTCCAAGAACTCTAACGCTTCCGATG AGGAATCTGAGACTGACAGCGAGGAGTCTGATGTTAGTGGTTCTGATGGAGATGACACGTCGTGGATCTCGTGGTTCTGCAATTTGAGAGGGAACGAGTTCTTCTGCGAGGTGGATGATGATTACATCCAGGATGACTTCAACCTTTGTGGATTGAGCAGTCAAGTGCCTTACTATGATTACGCTCTTGATTTGATTTTGGATGTTGAATCCTCTCATG GTGACATGTTTACAGAGGAACAAAATGAGTTAATTGAATCAGCAGCAGAGATGCTATATGGTCTGATTCATGCCAGGTATATCTTGACAGGCAAAGGATTGGCCTCCATG CTGGACAAGTACAAGAACTATGATTTTGGTAGATGTCCAAGAGTGTACTGCTCTGGGCAGCCCTGCCTTCCGGTTGGTCAGTCAGATGTTCCAAGGTCCAGTACCGTGAAAATATACTGCCCAAGGTGTGAAGACATTTATTATCCGCGGTCCAAGTATCAAGGCA ACATTGATGGAGCTTATTTTGGAACTACATTTCCTCACCTCTTCCTGATGACTTATGGACAACTGAAGCCACAGAAACCATCACAGAGCTATGTTCCAAGAGTCTTTGGCTTCAAGCTTCACAAGCCATGA
- the LOC107642614 gene encoding putative casein kinase II subunit beta-4 isoform X5, whose protein sequence is MYGNRVAEGAGVDRRKRINDVLDKHLHRSSPSTSTSASTRPIKAQIQAQIQANNSDATLEESETDTGGSDVSASDDGEDTSWIAWFCSLRGNEFFCEVDDDYIQDDFNLCGLSSQVPYYDYALDLILDVDSSHGDIFTEEQNELIESAAEMLYGLIHARYILTGRGMAAMLDKYKNYDFGRCPRVYCSGQPCLPVGQSDIPRSSTVKIYCPRCEDIYYPRSKYQVP, encoded by the exons atgtaCGGTAACAGAGTGGCGGAGGGTGCGGGCGTTGATCGCAGGAAGCGAATCAACGACGTTCTCGACAAGCACTTGCACCGATCCTCACCCTCCACTTCCACCTCCGCCTCCACTAGGCCCATCAAGGCCCaaatccaggcccaaatccaagccaacAACTCCGACGCCACACTCGAGGAATCGGAAACCGACACCGGGGGATCGGACGTTAGTGCCTCCGACGACGGGGAAGACACCTCGTGGATCGCGTGGTTCTGCAGCCTCAGAGGGAACGAGTTCTTTTGCGAGGTCGATGATGATTACATTCAGGACGATTTTAACCTTTGTGGTTTGAGCAGCCAAGTTCCTTATTACGATTATGCCCTTGACTTGATTCTCGACGTTGACTCCTCCCACG GAGACATCTTTACAGAAGAACAAAATGAGTTGATTGAATCCGCCGCGGAGATGCTTTATGGTCTCATTCATGCCCGCTACATTTTAACAGGCAGAGGAATGGCTGCCATG CTGGACAAGTACAAGAATTATGACTTTGGTAGGTGTCCGAGAGTTTACTGCTCAGGGCAACCGTGCCTTCCGGTGGGTCAGTCCGACATCCCTAGGTCGAGCACTGTAAAGATATATTGCCCCAGGTGTGAAGACATTTACTACCCGCGATCCAAGTATCAAG TTCCTTAA
- the LOC107642614 gene encoding putative casein kinase II subunit beta-4 isoform X2 encodes MYGNRVAEGAGVDRRKRINDVLDKHLHRSSPSTSTSASTRPIKAQIQAQIQANNSDATLEESETDTGGSDVSASDDGEDTSWIAWFCSLRGNEFFCEVDDDYIQDDFNLCGLSSQVPYYDYALDLILDVDSSHGDIFTEEQNELIESAAEMLYGLIHARYILTGRGMAAMLDKYKNYDFGRCPRVYCSGQPCLPVGQSDIPRSSTVKIYCPRCEDIYYPRSKYQDIDGAYFGTTFPNLFLMTYGHLKPQKPSQSYVPRVFGFKVHKP; translated from the exons atgtaCGGTAACAGAGTGGCGGAGGGTGCGGGCGTTGATCGCAGGAAGCGAATCAACGACGTTCTCGACAAGCACTTGCACCGATCCTCACCCTCCACTTCCACCTCCGCCTCCACTAGGCCCATCAAGGCCCaaatccaggcccaaatccaagccaacAACTCCGACGCCACACTCGAGGAATCGGAAACCGACACCGGGGGATCGGACGTTAGTGCCTCCGACGACGGGGAAGACACCTCGTGGATCGCGTGGTTCTGCAGCCTCAGAGGGAACGAGTTCTTTTGCGAGGTCGATGATGATTACATTCAGGACGATTTTAACCTTTGTGGTTTGAGCAGCCAAGTTCCTTATTACGATTATGCCCTTGACTTGATTCTCGACGTTGACTCCTCCCACG GAGACATCTTTACAGAAGAACAAAATGAGTTGATTGAATCCGCCGCGGAGATGCTTTATGGTCTCATTCATGCCCGCTACATTTTAACAGGCAGAGGAATGGCTGCCATG CTGGACAAGTACAAGAATTATGACTTTGGTAGGTGTCCGAGAGTTTACTGCTCAGGGCAACCGTGCCTTCCGGTGGGTCAGTCCGACATCCCTAGGTCGAGCACTGTAAAGATATATTGCCCCAGGTGTGAAGACATTTACTACCCGCGATCCAAGTATCAAG ATATCGACGGAGCTTATTTTGGAACTACATTTCCTAACCTCTTCCTGATGACTTATGGTCATCTGAAGCCACAAAAGCCATCACAGAGCTATGTTCCAAGAGTTTTTGGTTTTAAAGTTCACAAGCCATGA
- the LOC107642614 gene encoding putative casein kinase II subunit beta-4 isoform X4, translating into MYGNRVAEGAGVDRRKRINDVLDKHLHRSSPSTSTSASTRPIKAQIQAQIQANNSDATLEESETDTGGSDVSASDDGEDTSWIAWFCSLRGNEFFCEVDDDYIQDDFNLCGLSSQVPYYDYALDLILDVDSSHEEQNELIESAAEMLYGLIHARYILTGRGMAAMLDKYKNYDFGRCPRVYCSGQPCLPVGQSDIPRSSTVKIYCPRCEDIYYPRSKYQDIDGAYFGTTFPNLFLMTYGHLKPQKPSQSYVPRVFGFKVHKP; encoded by the exons atgtaCGGTAACAGAGTGGCGGAGGGTGCGGGCGTTGATCGCAGGAAGCGAATCAACGACGTTCTCGACAAGCACTTGCACCGATCCTCACCCTCCACTTCCACCTCCGCCTCCACTAGGCCCATCAAGGCCCaaatccaggcccaaatccaagccaacAACTCCGACGCCACACTCGAGGAATCGGAAACCGACACCGGGGGATCGGACGTTAGTGCCTCCGACGACGGGGAAGACACCTCGTGGATCGCGTGGTTCTGCAGCCTCAGAGGGAACGAGTTCTTTTGCGAGGTCGATGATGATTACATTCAGGACGATTTTAACCTTTGTGGTTTGAGCAGCCAAGTTCCTTATTACGATTATGCCCTTGACTTGATTCTCGACGTTGACTCCTCCCACG AAGAACAAAATGAGTTGATTGAATCCGCCGCGGAGATGCTTTATGGTCTCATTCATGCCCGCTACATTTTAACAGGCAGAGGAATGGCTGCCATG CTGGACAAGTACAAGAATTATGACTTTGGTAGGTGTCCGAGAGTTTACTGCTCAGGGCAACCGTGCCTTCCGGTGGGTCAGTCCGACATCCCTAGGTCGAGCACTGTAAAGATATATTGCCCCAGGTGTGAAGACATTTACTACCCGCGATCCAAGTATCAAG ATATCGACGGAGCTTATTTTGGAACTACATTTCCTAACCTCTTCCTGATGACTTATGGTCATCTGAAGCCACAAAAGCCATCACAGAGCTATGTTCCAAGAGTTTTTGGTTTTAAAGTTCACAAGCCATGA
- the LOC107642614 gene encoding putative casein kinase II subunit beta-4 isoform X3 has translation MYGNRVAEGAGVDRRKRINDVLDKHLHRSSPSTSTSASTRPIKAQIQAQIQANNSDATLEESETDTGGSDVSASDDGEDTSWIAWFCSLRGNEFFCEVDDDYIQDDFNLCGLSSQVPYYDYALDLILDVDSSHEEQNELIESAAEMLYGLIHARYILTGRGMAAMLDKYKNYDFGRCPRVYCSGQPCLPVGQSDIPRSSTVKIYCPRCEDIYYPRSKYQGNIDGAYFGTTFPNLFLMTYGHLKPQKPSQSYVPRVFGFKVHKP, from the exons atgtaCGGTAACAGAGTGGCGGAGGGTGCGGGCGTTGATCGCAGGAAGCGAATCAACGACGTTCTCGACAAGCACTTGCACCGATCCTCACCCTCCACTTCCACCTCCGCCTCCACTAGGCCCATCAAGGCCCaaatccaggcccaaatccaagccaacAACTCCGACGCCACACTCGAGGAATCGGAAACCGACACCGGGGGATCGGACGTTAGTGCCTCCGACGACGGGGAAGACACCTCGTGGATCGCGTGGTTCTGCAGCCTCAGAGGGAACGAGTTCTTTTGCGAGGTCGATGATGATTACATTCAGGACGATTTTAACCTTTGTGGTTTGAGCAGCCAAGTTCCTTATTACGATTATGCCCTTGACTTGATTCTCGACGTTGACTCCTCCCACG AAGAACAAAATGAGTTGATTGAATCCGCCGCGGAGATGCTTTATGGTCTCATTCATGCCCGCTACATTTTAACAGGCAGAGGAATGGCTGCCATG CTGGACAAGTACAAGAATTATGACTTTGGTAGGTGTCCGAGAGTTTACTGCTCAGGGCAACCGTGCCTTCCGGTGGGTCAGTCCGACATCCCTAGGTCGAGCACTGTAAAGATATATTGCCCCAGGTGTGAAGACATTTACTACCCGCGATCCAAGTATCAAGGTA ATATCGACGGAGCTTATTTTGGAACTACATTTCCTAACCTCTTCCTGATGACTTATGGTCATCTGAAGCCACAAAAGCCATCACAGAGCTATGTTCCAAGAGTTTTTGGTTTTAAAGTTCACAAGCCATGA
- the LOC107641645 gene encoding 60S ribosomal protein L37a: MTKRTKKAGIVGKYGTRYGASLRKQIKKMEVSQHSKFFCEFCGKYAVKRKAVGIWGCKDCGKVKAGGAYTLNTASAVTVRSTIRRLREQTES; this comes from the exons ATG ACTAAGAGAACGAAGAAGGCAGGCATCGTCGGAAAATATG GTACCAGATATGGTGCTAGTCTGCGGAAGCAGATTAAGAAGATGGAGGTTAGTCAGCACAGCAAGTTCTTCTGTGAATTTTGTGGCAAG TATGCTGTGAAGAGGAAGGCTGTAGGAATATGGGGATGCAAGGATTGTGGAAAAGTGAAAGCAGGCGGTGCCTACACATTGAA CACCGCTAGTGCCGTCACTGTGCGGAGTACTATCCGGAGGTTGAGGGAACAAACTGAGAGTTAA